One window of Fibrobacter sp. genomic DNA carries:
- a CDS encoding Nif3-like dinuclear metal center hexameric protein, translating into MELKQFSSWLNDLLSPQAFHDYCTDGLCVEANDKVTKIVTGVSFRDRLIDVAIEEKADCIIVHHPNGFWKGEDRVLVGKFGERMRRLMQHGISLYGFHLPLDGHPEVGNNALIAKAMNLSNLQGFLPEGEKFVGWIGEYSQPLTQDEFLAQAEKAFPHGVQNRLMYGSKTIKKVAICSGSGASGIEEAISLGADAFITGEIKEAVPITCEELGFNLINCGHHRTEVFGVRALAEKIQCELGIPSKFVDLDNPV; encoded by the coding sequence ATGGAACTCAAGCAATTTTCCTCCTGGCTCAACGACCTGCTTTCTCCGCAGGCTTTTCATGACTACTGTACCGATGGCCTTTGCGTCGAGGCTAATGACAAGGTGACTAAAATCGTCACGGGAGTCTCCTTCCGCGACCGCCTCATTGACGTCGCCATCGAAGAGAAGGCGGACTGTATCATAGTCCATCATCCCAACGGTTTCTGGAAGGGGGAGGACCGGGTTCTTGTCGGTAAGTTCGGTGAACGCATGCGTCGCCTGATGCAGCACGGCATTTCCCTCTATGGGTTCCACTTGCCTCTGGATGGGCATCCTGAAGTTGGCAACAACGCCCTGATTGCCAAAGCCATGAACCTTTCCAACTTGCAGGGTTTCCTGCCTGAAGGAGAAAAGTTTGTGGGATGGATTGGTGAATATTCCCAGCCTCTCACTCAGGATGAATTCCTGGCCCAGGCGGAAAAGGCCTTTCCTCATGGGGTGCAGAACCGTTTGATGTATGGCTCCAAGACCATCAAGAAGGTGGCGATCTGCAGCGGCTCCGGTGCCAGCGGAATCGAAGAGGCCATCTCCCTGGGAGCTGACGCCTTCATTACCGGCGAAATCAAGGAAGCAGTTCCCATTACTTGCGAGGAACTTGGCTTCAACCTGATTAATTGTGGACATCATCGTACCGAGGTTTTTGGAGTACGGGCCCTGGCCGAAAAAATCCAATGCGAACTTGGCATTCCGTCAAAGTTCGTTGACCTGGACAATCCAGTGTAA
- a CDS encoding M23 family metallopeptidase has product MDFMKTTIHFQNSTSSVTLHVPAFLFKAWPVLRVFVVLGLVLFAVQVASTTIYDGILKHQLHNRQKLNQEMSQIQETMDYLSNTTAEFLRDENRVYARFSLPTQDEASRELSTGGAVSPEELLLRKTSPVMEKMAILSETSSRIQGKLLNNDASFKKMHAYMDQKMALWRYIPSIAPTKGRYASSFGPRIHPVTGQVGKMHQGVDISNDRWTPIFAPADGVVEVAQLSSSFGNFVTLNHGNGIKTRFGHMQKYLVQPGELVHRYQVIGYMGNTGLSVGPHLHYEVWVNNNPVNPLAYMLPNDHSID; this is encoded by the coding sequence ATGGATTTCATGAAGACCACCATACACTTCCAGAATTCAACCAGTTCTGTGACGCTGCATGTTCCTGCCTTCCTTTTTAAGGCATGGCCTGTACTTCGTGTGTTCGTGGTCCTTGGCCTGGTTCTTTTTGCGGTCCAGGTCGCATCCACAACGATTTATGATGGCATCCTGAAGCACCAGCTTCATAACCGCCAGAAACTGAATCAGGAAATGTCCCAGATTCAGGAAACCATGGATTACCTTTCCAACACCACTGCGGAATTCCTTAGGGACGAGAACCGAGTCTACGCTCGTTTTAGCCTGCCTACTCAGGACGAGGCCTCCCGTGAGTTGAGTACCGGTGGTGCCGTGAGCCCCGAGGAACTTCTGCTCCGCAAGACTTCTCCGGTTATGGAAAAGATGGCAATCCTTAGCGAAACATCCAGCCGTATCCAGGGAAAGCTTCTTAACAACGATGCTTCTTTCAAGAAGATGCACGCCTACATGGACCAGAAGATGGCTCTCTGGCGTTACATTCCTTCTATCGCCCCGACCAAGGGTCGCTATGCATCCTCCTTCGGCCCCCGTATTCATCCGGTGACCGGCCAGGTAGGCAAGATGCACCAGGGCGTGGATATTTCCAACGATCGTTGGACCCCGATTTTTGCTCCTGCCGATGGCGTTGTGGAAGTGGCTCAGCTCAGTTCCTCCTTCGGTAATTTCGTGACTTTGAACCACGGCAACGGAATCAAGACTCGCTTTGGCCATATGCAGAAGTATCTGGTCCAGCCCGGTGAACTTGTACATCGTTACCAGGTTATTGGCTACATGGGAAATACGGGCCTTTCTGTTGGTCCCCACCTCCATTACGAGGTATGGGTGAACAACAACCCGGTGAACCCGCTTGCTTACATGCTTCCCAACGACCACTCCATAGACTAA
- the metK gene encoding methionine adenosyltransferase codes for MAHYLFTSESVSKGHPDKVCDQISDAILDACLAKDPASRVACETLVNTGLVVISGEITTKADLDYQAIARETIKNIGYTDSEIGFDYKSCAVMVAVDKQSPDIAQGVDAKAAEGKEDDKQGAGDQGMMFGFACDDTKELMPLPISLAHKLMEEIQNLREKGKIKWLRPDAKSQVTVEYDENDKPVRVDTVVISTQHEEKVNGKELKHSQIEKEIIEKLVKKVIPAKLLDKKTRYLINPTGKFVVGGPHGDCGLTGRKIIVDTYGGMGRHGGGAFSGKDPSKVDRSGAYAARYVAKNIVAAGLARRCEVQVAYAIGYSKPVSVLVNTFGTGKIDDRKIEALVADHFDLSPAGLNKMLDLKKPGYIATAALGHFGREGKRFTWEKTDKANALKAAAAKIK; via the coding sequence ATGGCACATTATCTCTTTACTTCTGAATCCGTATCCAAGGGTCATCCGGATAAGGTCTGCGACCAGATTTCCGACGCCATCCTGGATGCCTGCCTTGCCAAGGACCCCGCCAGCCGCGTCGCTTGCGAAACTTTGGTGAACACCGGTCTCGTTGTGATTTCTGGTGAAATCACCACCAAGGCAGACCTGGACTACCAGGCTATCGCCCGCGAAACCATCAAGAACATCGGCTACACCGATTCCGAAATCGGTTTCGACTACAAGAGCTGCGCCGTCATGGTCGCTGTAGACAAGCAGTCCCCGGATATCGCCCAGGGTGTTGACGCCAAGGCTGCAGAAGGTAAGGAAGATGACAAGCAGGGTGCTGGCGACCAGGGCATGATGTTCGGTTTCGCCTGCGACGACACCAAGGAACTGATGCCGCTGCCCATTAGCCTCGCCCACAAGCTCATGGAAGAAATCCAGAACCTCCGCGAAAAGGGCAAAATCAAGTGGCTCCGCCCCGACGCCAAGTCCCAGGTTACTGTTGAATACGACGAAAACGACAAGCCGGTTCGCGTAGACACCGTGGTGATCTCCACCCAGCACGAAGAAAAGGTGAACGGCAAGGAACTGAAGCACAGCCAGATCGAAAAGGAAATCATCGAAAAGCTGGTGAAGAAGGTGATCCCTGCAAAGCTCTTGGACAAGAAGACCCGCTACCTCATCAACCCCACCGGCAAGTTTGTGGTTGGCGGTCCTCACGGCGACTGCGGCCTCACCGGCCGTAAGATCATCGTGGACACCTATGGTGGCATGGGTCGTCATGGTGGTGGCGCATTCAGCGGTAAGGATCCTTCCAAGGTGGACCGTTCCGGCGCATACGCCGCACGTTATGTAGCCAAGAACATCGTAGCCGCAGGCCTCGCCCGCCGTTGCGAAGTCCAGGTTGCATATGCCATCGGTTACTCCAAGCCCGTTTCTGTTCTGGTGAACACCTTCGGTACCGGTAAAATTGACGACCGCAAGATCGAAGCCCTGGTCGCTGACCACTTCGACTTGTCTCCTGCAGGCCTCAACAAGATGCTTGACCTGAAGAAGCCCGGTTACATCGCTACTGCCGCCCTCGGTCACTTCGGTCGCGAAGGCAAGCGCTTCACCTGGGAAAAGACCGACAAGGCAAACGCCCTGAAGGCCGCCGCCGCTAAGATCAAGTAA
- a CDS encoding lamin tail domain-containing protein codes for MKISKVFCSFAVARAMACPLFVEIFPDPSDVPDNEGEFVEIRLDRNEGDALPDTLVVQFEEKEPLRFLYPEGKRLVLVHDLAYCPEGDGVACGELGGVTLPNSRESYWKLWTESSSLWGGVERSCPDSVGLSKPKAGKSFQRVKESDRWELTLPTPGVEDAYYEQQDGLPDDEPGVSGVDSLTGESPLVITEVHHCPLEPEPEWVEVYNRTDKPVALDKFRFCGRGGTWKGVVGPYESMVFTRDTLMLREFIGYKDVRLFQVAMGYLNNTAGNISVCFGQQVVDSVSWDKKTVACPSGFNPLSGRGENTPGFQRRLDVGKKLTEPFTYKLSSRVLRAGGNPLRVYVEGDVPVEIRLLDSAGRSVWHAQAPAGSNRWWDVPLRDLPGLGVAYVSLTAGRFENTVGILLRP; via the coding sequence TTGAAAATCTCTAAGGTATTTTGTTCTTTTGCTGTGGCACGAGCCATGGCTTGTCCGCTGTTTGTGGAAATCTTCCCGGATCCGTCGGATGTTCCCGATAACGAGGGGGAGTTTGTTGAAATCCGGCTGGACCGGAATGAGGGAGATGCACTTCCCGATACCCTTGTGGTTCAATTTGAGGAGAAGGAACCCCTGCGGTTTTTGTATCCGGAGGGGAAGCGCCTTGTCCTGGTTCATGACCTGGCGTACTGTCCGGAGGGAGACGGGGTTGCCTGCGGGGAGCTTGGCGGGGTGACGCTTCCTAATTCCAGGGAATCCTACTGGAAACTTTGGACCGAAAGTTCCTCCCTGTGGGGCGGTGTTGAAAGGTCTTGCCCAGACTCCGTGGGATTGTCGAAGCCCAAAGCGGGAAAGTCCTTCCAGAGGGTAAAGGAGTCTGACCGATGGGAGCTGACGTTACCAACCCCGGGGGTGGAAGACGCCTACTATGAACAGCAAGATGGATTGCCCGATGATGAGCCTGGCGTGTCCGGTGTGGATAGCCTAACGGGAGAATCCCCTCTGGTCATAACCGAGGTTCATCACTGTCCTCTTGAGCCGGAGCCGGAGTGGGTCGAAGTCTATAACCGGACGGACAAGCCTGTGGCTCTGGACAAGTTCCGTTTCTGCGGGCGTGGAGGGACGTGGAAAGGAGTCGTTGGGCCATACGAGTCCATGGTCTTTACCCGAGATACCTTGATGCTTCGGGAATTTATCGGCTATAAGGATGTCAGGCTGTTTCAAGTCGCCATGGGCTATTTGAACAATACGGCGGGAAACATTTCCGTCTGCTTCGGCCAGCAGGTTGTAGACAGTGTGTCCTGGGACAAGAAGACGGTTGCATGCCCCTCGGGCTTTAACCCTCTTTCGGGGCGAGGGGAGAATACGCCTGGTTTCCAGCGAAGGCTGGATGTGGGGAAGAAACTGACGGAACCCTTCACGTACAAGCTTTCTTCTCGGGTTCTTCGTGCCGGCGGGAACCCCCTGCGGGTTTACGTGGAAGGGGATGTGCCCGTAGAGATACGACTGCTGGACTCCGCAGGCCGTAGTGTATGGCACGCGCAGGCTCCCGCAGGGTCTAACCGCTGGTGGGATGTTCCCCTGAGGGACTTGCCCGGACTGGGCGTTGCCTATGTGTCGCTTACTGCAGGCCGTTTCGAGAATACGGTTGGCATTCTCCTGAGACCGTAA